A portion of the Enterobacter sp. SA187 genome contains these proteins:
- the dnaG gene encoding DNA primase codes for MAGRIPRVFINDLLARTDIVDLIDARVTLKKQGKNYHACCPFHNEKTPSFTVNGEKQFYHCFGCGAHGNAIDFLMNYDKLEFVESVEELAAMHNLDVPFEAGSGLTQIERHQRQSLYQLMDGLNTFYQQSLLQPVAERARQYLATRGLSNDVITRFAIGFAPPGWDNVLKRFGGNQDNRQSLTDAGMLVTNDKGRSYDRFRDRVMFPIRDKRGRVIGFGGRVLGDDTPKYLNSPETDIFHKGRQLYGLYEAQQDNAEPPRLLVVEGYMDVVALAQYGINYAVASLGTSTTAEHIQLLFRVTNSVICCYDGDRAGREAAWRALETALPFMTDGRQLRFMFLPDGEDPDTLVRKEGKEAFEARMEQAQPLSTFLFNSLMPQVDLSTPDGRAQLSTLALPLITQVPGETLRIYLRQELGNKLGILDDNQLERLMPKQSENGAVRPVPQLKRTTMRILIGLLVQNPELAPLVPPLEGLNQEKLPGLGLFAELVNTCLSQPGLTTGQLLEQYRGTNEAATLEKLSMWDDIADKDIAEKTFTDSLNHMFDSVLELRLSELIARSRTHGLTPAEREEVRVITEARARK; via the coding sequence ATGGCTGGACGAATCCCACGAGTATTTATCAATGACCTGCTGGCGCGCACCGACATCGTCGATCTGATCGATGCACGGGTCACGCTTAAAAAGCAGGGCAAGAATTATCACGCGTGTTGTCCGTTCCATAACGAAAAAACCCCCTCTTTCACCGTAAACGGTGAGAAACAGTTTTATCACTGCTTTGGCTGTGGCGCGCACGGTAATGCTATCGACTTTTTAATGAACTACGACAAGCTCGAGTTCGTGGAAAGCGTAGAAGAACTGGCGGCCATGCACAATCTCGACGTGCCTTTTGAAGCAGGCAGCGGGCTGACCCAGATAGAGCGCCATCAGCGGCAAAGCCTCTATCAGTTAATGGACGGCCTGAACACGTTTTATCAACAATCCCTGTTGCAGCCTGTCGCCGAGCGTGCCCGCCAGTATCTGGCCACGCGCGGATTAAGCAACGATGTCATCACACGATTCGCCATTGGTTTTGCCCCTCCCGGCTGGGACAACGTGTTAAAGCGTTTTGGCGGCAACCAGGATAATCGTCAGTCGTTGACCGATGCCGGCATGCTGGTCACCAACGATAAGGGACGCAGTTACGACCGTTTTCGCGACCGCGTGATGTTCCCGATCCGCGATAAGCGCGGGCGGGTGATCGGTTTTGGCGGTCGTGTGCTTGGCGACGACACGCCCAAATATCTGAACTCCCCGGAAACCGATATTTTCCATAAAGGCCGCCAGCTGTACGGCCTGTATGAAGCCCAGCAGGATAATGCGGAACCGCCCCGCTTGCTGGTTGTCGAAGGCTATATGGATGTGGTTGCCCTGGCGCAGTACGGCATTAATTATGCGGTCGCCTCGCTGGGTACCTCCACAACCGCTGAACATATTCAGCTGCTGTTTCGCGTCACCAACAGCGTGATTTGCTGTTACGACGGCGACCGGGCAGGCAGAGAAGCCGCCTGGCGCGCGCTGGAAACCGCGCTGCCGTTTATGACCGACGGCCGTCAGTTACGCTTTATGTTTCTGCCGGATGGCGAAGATCCCGATACGCTGGTGCGTAAAGAGGGTAAAGAGGCGTTCGAAGCGCGGATGGAGCAGGCTCAGCCGCTCTCCACGTTTTTGTTTAACAGCCTGATGCCGCAGGTCGATTTGAGCACGCCCGATGGACGCGCGCAGCTCAGTACGCTGGCGCTGCCGCTGATTACTCAGGTACCGGGTGAAACACTTCGTATCTATTTACGGCAAGAATTAGGTAACAAACTGGGCATTCTTGACGATAACCAACTTGAACGTTTAATGCCCAAACAATCCGAAAATGGCGCGGTCCGACCTGTGCCTCAGCTAAAACGCACAACCATGCGTATACTGATAGGATTGCTGGTTCAGAATCCCGAGCTGGCACCGCTTGTGCCGCCGCTGGAAGGTCTGAATCAGGAAAAATTGCCCGGACTTGGCTTATTTGCCGAACTGGTCAACACTTGTTTGTCACAGCCTGGCCTGACCACCGGCCAGCTGTTAGAGCAGTATCGCGGCACAAATGAAGCCGCCACCCTTGAAAAGCTGTCCATGTGGGACGATATAGCTGATAAGGACATTGCAGAAAAAACGTTCACCGACTCGCTGAACCACATGTTCGACTCGGTACTTGAGCTTCGGCTCTCAGAATTGATCGCCCGCTCGCGGACCCACGGGTTAACGCCAGCGGAGCGCGAAGAGGTGCGCGTCATTACAGAAGCGCGCGCCCGCAAATGA
- the tsaD gene encoding tRNA (adenosine(37)-N6)-threonylcarbamoyltransferase complex transferase subunit TsaD: protein MRVLGIETSCDETGIAIYDDEKGLLANQLYSQVKLHADYGGVVPELASRDHVRKTVPLIQAAMKEANLSAQEIDAVAYTAGPGLVGALLVGATVGRSLAFAWDVPAIAVHHMEGHLLAPMLEDNPPEFPFVALLVSGGHTQLISVTGIGHYELLGESIDDAAGEAFDKTAKLLGLDYPGGPMLSKMAAAGTEGRFTFPRPMTDRPGLDFSFSGLKTFAANTIRNNGNDDQTRADIARAFEDAVVDTLMIKCKRALDQTGFSRLVMAGGVSANRTLRAKLANMMQKRRGEVFYARPEFCTDNGAMIAYAGMVRLKAGTTADLGVTVRPRWPLAELPAA from the coding sequence ATGCGTGTACTGGGTATTGAAACATCCTGCGATGAAACCGGCATCGCCATTTATGACGATGAAAAAGGGCTTTTAGCCAACCAATTGTATAGTCAGGTGAAATTACACGCTGACTACGGCGGCGTGGTGCCGGAACTGGCATCCCGCGACCATGTGCGCAAAACCGTGCCCCTGATCCAGGCGGCAATGAAAGAAGCGAACCTCAGCGCGCAGGAGATAGATGCAGTAGCCTATACCGCAGGGCCGGGTCTGGTAGGGGCGTTACTGGTCGGCGCGACCGTTGGCCGTTCGCTGGCCTTTGCCTGGGATGTGCCGGCCATTGCCGTGCATCATATGGAAGGCCACCTGTTAGCGCCGATGCTGGAAGACAATCCGCCGGAGTTCCCTTTTGTGGCGCTGCTGGTTTCCGGCGGACATACCCAGCTCATCAGCGTGACGGGCATCGGGCATTATGAACTGCTCGGCGAGTCGATCGATGATGCCGCCGGGGAAGCCTTCGACAAAACCGCGAAGCTGCTGGGGCTGGATTATCCCGGCGGACCTATGCTGTCAAAAATGGCGGCGGCAGGCACGGAGGGACGCTTTACCTTTCCGCGCCCGATGACCGATCGTCCGGGGCTGGATTTCAGCTTCTCGGGCCTGAAGACCTTCGCGGCCAACACCATTCGCAACAACGGTAACGACGATCAAACCCGCGCAGACATCGCCCGTGCGTTTGAAGACGCGGTGGTGGATACGTTGATGATCAAATGCAAACGCGCGCTGGATCAGACCGGCTTCAGCCGTCTGGTGATGGCGGGGGGCGTAAGCGCGAACCGCACGCTGCGCGCAAAGCTGGCCAATATGATGCAAAAGCGCCGCGGCGAGGTGTTCTATGCGCGTCCGGAGTTTTGCACCGATAACGGCGCGATGATCGCTTATGCGGGTATGGTCAGGCTGAAAGCAGGAACGACGGCGGATCTGGGCGTTACGGTTCGTCCGCGCTGGCCGCTGGCAGAGCTGCCTGCGGCGTGA
- the rpsU gene encoding 30S ribosomal protein S21, with amino-acid sequence MPVIKVRENEPFDVALRRFKRSCEKAGVLAEVRRREFYEKPTTERKRAKASAVKRHAKKLARENARRTRLY; translated from the coding sequence ATGCCGGTAATTAAAGTACGTGAAAACGAGCCGTTCGACGTAGCTCTGCGTCGCTTCAAGCGTTCCTGTGAGAAAGCAGGTGTTCTGGCGGAAGTTCGTCGTCGTGAGTTCTATGAAAAACCGACTACCGAACGTAAACGCGCTAAAGCTTCCGCAGTGAAACGTCACGCGAAGAAACTGGCTCGCGAAAACGCACGCCGTACTCGTCTGTACTAA
- the rpoD gene encoding RNA polymerase sigma factor RpoD, giving the protein MEQNPQSQLKLLVQRGKEQGYLTYAEVNDHLPEDIVDSDQIEDIIQMINDMGIQVMEEAPDADDLLLAENSNNTDEDAEEAAAQVLSSVESEIGRTTDPVRMYMREMGTVELLTREGEIDIAKRIEDGINQVQCSVAEYPEAITYLLEQYDRVEAEEARLSDLITGFVDPNAEEDLAPTATHVGSELSTEEMADDDEDEDEEEDDSDDDNSIDPELAREKFAELRTQYMVTRDTIKAKGRTHASAQEEILKLSEVFKQFRLVPKQFDYLVNSMRVMMDRVRTQERLIMKLCVEQCKMPKKNFITLFTGNETSETWLNAAIAMNKPWSEKLHEVAEDVQRGLQKLQQIEEETGLTIEQVKDINRRMSIGEAKARRAKKEMVEANLRLVISIAKKYTNRGLQFLDLIQEGNIGLMKAVDKFEYRRGYKFSTYATWWIRQAITRSIADQARTIRIPVHMIETINKLNRISRQMLQEMGREPTPEELAERMLMPEDKIRKVLKIAKEPISMETPIGDDEDSHLGDFIEDTTLELPLDSATTESLRAATHDVLAGLTAREAKVLRMRFGIDMNTDHTLEEVGKQFDVTRERIRQIEAKALRKLRHPSRSEVLRSFLDD; this is encoded by the coding sequence ATGGAGCAAAACCCGCAGTCACAGCTGAAACTTCTTGTCCAACGTGGTAAGGAGCAAGGCTATCTGACCTATGCCGAGGTCAATGACCATCTGCCGGAAGATATCGTCGACTCCGATCAGATCGAAGACATCATCCAAATGATCAATGACATGGGCATCCAGGTGATGGAAGAAGCACCGGACGCCGATGATCTGCTGCTTGCTGAAAACTCGAACAACACCGATGAAGATGCGGAAGAGGCTGCCGCACAGGTGCTGTCCAGCGTTGAGTCTGAAATCGGACGTACCACCGACCCGGTGCGCATGTACATGCGTGAAATGGGTACCGTTGAGCTGTTAACCCGCGAAGGCGAAATCGACATCGCCAAACGCATTGAAGACGGCATCAACCAGGTTCAGTGTTCCGTTGCCGAATACCCGGAAGCGATCACCTATCTGCTGGAGCAGTACGATCGCGTGGAAGCGGAAGAAGCGCGTCTGTCTGACCTGATCACCGGCTTTGTTGATCCGAACGCAGAAGAAGATCTGGCCCCTACCGCGACGCATGTCGGTTCTGAATTGTCCACCGAAGAGATGGCGGACGACGATGAAGACGAAGATGAAGAAGAAGACGACAGCGACGACGATAACAGCATCGATCCAGAACTGGCGCGTGAGAAGTTCGCCGAGCTGCGTACGCAGTATATGGTCACCCGCGACACCATCAAAGCCAAAGGCCGCACGCACGCCAGCGCTCAGGAAGAGATCCTGAAGCTGTCTGAAGTATTCAAGCAGTTCCGCCTGGTGCCGAAACAGTTCGACTACCTGGTTAACAGCATGCGCGTCATGATGGATCGCGTGCGTACCCAGGAACGCCTGATCATGAAGCTGTGCGTTGAACAGTGCAAAATGCCGAAGAAAAACTTCATCACCCTTTTCACCGGCAATGAAACCAGCGAAACCTGGCTCAACGCGGCTATCGCGATGAACAAGCCGTGGTCTGAAAAACTGCATGAAGTTGCAGAAGACGTGCAGCGCGGCCTGCAAAAACTGCAGCAGATTGAAGAAGAGACCGGCCTGACCATCGAGCAGGTAAAAGACATCAACCGTCGTATGTCCATCGGCGAAGCGAAAGCGCGTCGTGCGAAGAAAGAGATGGTGGAAGCGAACTTACGTCTGGTTATTTCTATCGCCAAGAAATACACCAACCGCGGTCTGCAGTTCCTCGATCTGATTCAGGAAGGCAACATCGGCCTGATGAAAGCGGTTGATAAGTTCGAATACCGTCGCGGTTACAAGTTCTCCACCTACGCAACCTGGTGGATCCGTCAGGCGATCACCCGTTCCATCGCGGATCAGGCGCGCACCATCCGTATTCCGGTGCATATGATTGAGACTATCAACAAGCTCAACCGTATCTCCCGCCAGATGCTGCAGGAAATGGGCCGCGAGCCGACGCCGGAAGAGCTGGCCGAGCGCATGCTGATGCCGGAAGACAAAATCCGTAAAGTGCTGAAAATCGCCAAAGAGCCGATCTCCATGGAAACGCCAATCGGCGACGATGAAGATTCGCATCTGGGTGATTTCATCGAGGATACCACCCTCGAGCTGCCGCTGGATTCTGCCACCACCGAGAGCCTGCGTGCCGCCACCCATGACGTACTGGCTGGCCTGACCGCCCGTGAAGCGAAAGTTCTGCGTATGCGTTTCGGTATCGATATGAACACCGACCACACGCTGGAAGAAGTGGGTAAACAGTTCGACGTTACCCGTGAGCGTATCCGTCAGATCGAAGCGAAGGCGCTGCGTAAACTGCGCCATCCGAGCCGTTCTGAAGTGCTGCGCAGCTTCCTGGACGATTAA
- a CDS encoding DNA-binding transcriptional regulator — protein MFHCPKCHHAAHARTSRYLTENTKERYHQCQNINCSCTFMTMETIERFIVTPGAIDPAPPHPTVGGQRPLWL, from the coding sequence ATGTTTCATTGTCCGAAGTGCCATCATGCCGCACATGCGCGAACAAGCCGCTATCTAACCGAAAACACGAAAGAGCGCTACCACCAGTGCCAGAACATCAACTGTAGTTGCACATTTATGACAATGGAAACGATAGAGCGCTTTATTGTTACTCCGGGAGCCATTGACCCGGCACCGCCGCACCCGACTGTCGGTGGTCAACGACCATTATGGCTCTGA
- the mug gene encoding G/U mismatch-specific DNA glycosylase codes for MINDILAPGLRVVFCGINPGKSSAHTGFHFAHPGNRFWKVIHQAGFTDELLKPEKEMRLLDTRCGITMLVERPTVQASEVDLHELRTGGRELIKKIEDYQPHALAVLGKKAYEQAFSQRGVNWGKQKITIGATEVWVLPNPSGLNRATLDKLVEAYRELDEALIVRGL; via the coding sequence ATGATCAACGATATTCTCGCGCCTGGCCTGCGGGTGGTGTTCTGCGGCATTAACCCTGGTAAATCGTCGGCGCATACGGGCTTTCATTTTGCGCATCCGGGCAACCGCTTCTGGAAGGTGATCCATCAGGCGGGCTTTACCGACGAGCTGCTGAAGCCGGAGAAGGAGATGCGGCTGCTGGATACCCGCTGCGGCATCACCATGCTGGTGGAGCGGCCTACGGTGCAGGCCAGCGAAGTAGACCTGCATGAGTTGCGTACCGGCGGCCGTGAGCTGATCAAGAAGATAGAAGACTATCAGCCTCATGCGCTGGCGGTGCTGGGCAAAAAAGCCTATGAGCAGGCGTTCAGCCAGCGCGGTGTGAACTGGGGTAAGCAGAAGATCACTATTGGCGCGACCGAGGTATGGGTGTTGCCGAATCCAAGCGGCCTCAACCGGGCGACGCTGGATAAGCTGGTGGAAGCGTACCGGGAATTAGATGAAGCGCTGATCGTGCGCGGTTTATAG